In Streptomyces puniciscabiei, a single genomic region encodes these proteins:
- the ndk gene encoding nucleoside-diphosphate kinase, producing the protein MSQRTLVLLKPDAVRRGLAGEIISRIERKAGWQITALELRTLDRATLEQHYAEHVGKPFYEPLVEFMSSGPVVVLIVEGERVIEGVRALAGPTDPIAAAPGSIRGDFGVIVRENLIHASDSEESAEREVKIFFPGRA; encoded by the coding sequence CCGTCCGTCGAGGCCTGGCCGGCGAGATCATCAGCCGTATCGAGCGCAAGGCCGGCTGGCAGATCACCGCGCTGGAGCTGCGCACCCTGGACCGTGCCACGCTGGAGCAGCACTACGCCGAGCACGTGGGCAAGCCGTTCTACGAGCCGCTGGTGGAGTTCATGTCCTCCGGCCCGGTCGTCGTGCTGATCGTCGAGGGCGAGCGGGTCATCGAGGGCGTGCGCGCGCTGGCCGGTCCGACCGACCCGATCGCCGCCGCGCCGGGTTCCATCCGCGGCGACTTCGGCGTGATCGTCCGGGAGAACCTGATCCACGCCTCCGACTCCGAGGAGTCCGCCGAGCGCGAGGTGAAGATCTTCTTCCCGGGCCGCGCGTGA